A part of Ascochyta rabiei chromosome 3, complete sequence genomic DNA contains:
- a CDS encoding Chitin synthase 4, with translation MHVLQPADTLHIPRRHSLGADTQQTTARRCTRTRTRTRTRRSRSRRPFAIPQNLGPTAADTAGFTVHSYDTLLASSTTDTTHRQTMVDPTAAAPTRGLPPIPPPHAPEEDAEASHIRRPPIPSFSIDEHPDTVAGGRQSPHSGSSLTPSSRGHSRTPSRETPDLGGHRDSAASEVIARDAPIRQLHISDGSYRSRYSHAAELDMANMQEEPDSVYAPPEQYQAGHFSQPTPPLSTHPARDPTRSTVHSPVQSPGADSNHSSAFDFATGSPLQVPRTTHVRPSSAYTLGSELNAQGRTHSPRLSVGGPPSPAGSPVNYQRQASANRRSPDARPVSYVDLLNLPYNQQIAPAANIGNSQLRGAVGQNASLLDTKKTLEMYRANVKKTQDSPVQYEFALFMVQVAREITASGPTNDDHGLTPADMLKEARQILQRLADRSYPFAQYYLADGYASGLFNKDKPDYDRAFPLFIAASKHGHAESGYRAALCYEFGWGCRKDYAKAVQFFRAAASKNHPGAATRLGSACLRGDMGLQGKYREGVKWLKRASESADYQYNNAPYELGLLHETGYGDDIFKDEIYAVQLFTQAAELGHPSAALKLGEAYEHGLLCCPKDAALSVHYYNCAAQADIPEAMMNLCAWYMVGAEPVLDKDENEAYEWAKKAAEHGLPKAEYACGYFTEMGIGCRRDPLGANVWYVKAADHGDERAKQRLAIIQAAASGQTHAPTSDDKGKLKKGGKEGKDGKEGKEENCTLM, from the exons ATGCATGTCTTGCAGCCTGCCGATACGCTGCACATTCCACGCCGCCACAGCTTGGGCGCTGACACGCAGCAGACGACAGCACGCAGatgcacacgcacacgcacacgcacacgcacacgcagaagcagaagcagacgCCCGTTTGCGATTCCACAAAACCTTGGACCCACCGCTGCGGACACGGCCGGCTTTACGGTGCATAGCTACGACACACTGCTGGCCAGCAGCACGACAGACACAACACACCGCCAGACCATGGTGGAcccaacagcagcagcacccaCACGGGGTCTGCCGCCGATTCCACCTCCACATGCCCCCGAAGAAGATGCCGAAGCGAGCCACATCCGCCGGCCGCCGATCCCCTCCTTCAGCATCGACGAGCATCCCGACACAGTGGCAGGGGGGCGCCAGTCGCCGCACTCTGGCTCGTCTCTCACACCAAGTTCCCGAGGCCACTCGCGCACACCATCGAGAGAAACACCCGACCTGGGAGGCCACAGAGACTCGGCAGCTTCCGAAGTCATCGCCAGAGACGCACCCATCCGCCAGCTACACATCAGCGACGGCTCCTACCGCAGCCGCTATTCCCACGCTGCAGAGCTAGACATGGCAAACATGCAAGAGGAGCCCGACTCCGTCTACGCCCCGCCCGAACAGTACCAGGCCGGCCACTTCTCGCAGCCCACCCCGCCACTGTCCACACACCCGGCCCGCGACCCAACGCGCTCTACCGTCCACTCCCCCGTTCAATCGCCGGGCGCCGACTCGAATCACTCCAGCGCGTTTGATTTCGCCACTGGCTCGCCGTTGCAAGTACCCCGCACTACACACGTGCGACCCAGCTCTGCCTACACCCTGGGCTCGGAGCTGAATGCCCAAGGTCGTACACATTCCCCACGTCTCTCCGTGGGTGGGCCTCCGTCCCCCGCTGGCTCTCCGGTCAACTACCAGCGACAGGCCTCGGCGAACCGCCGGTCCCCAGACGCCAGGCCTGTGTCCTACGTGGATCTGCTGAACTTGCCCTACAACCAGCAGATCGCTCCAGCTGCAAACATAGGAAACTCGCAACTGCGAGGCGCCGTCGGACAGAATGCATCGCTGCTCGACACCAAGAAGACGCTGGAAATGTACAGAGCAAACGTCAAGAAGACGCAGGACAGTCCGGTCCAGTACGAGTTTGCCTTGTTCATGGTCCAGGTCGCACGCGAGATCACGGCATCGGGTCCCACCAACGACGACCACGGCCTGACACCTGCAGACATGCTCAAGGAGGCACGGCAGATCTTGCAGCGTTTAGCCGATCGCAGCTACCCCTTTGCGCAATACTACCTTGCCGATGGATATGCATCTGGTTTGTTCAACAAGGACAAGCCCGATTACGACCGCGCATTTCCACTGTTCATTGCCGCGAGCAAACATGGTCACGCCGAGTCGGGGTACCGTGCTGCCCTTTGCTACGAGTTTGGCTGGGGATGCCGCAAAGATTACGCCAAAGCCGTGCAGTTTTTCCGTGCAGCAGCATCAAAGAACCACCCTGGAGCCGCAACACGACTTGGTTCTGCATGTCTGAGAGGTGACATGGGTCTCCAGGGCAAGTACAGGGAAGGCGTCAAGTGGCTCAAGCGCGCCTCCGAATCCGCCGACTACCAATACAACAATGCGCCCTACGAGCTAGGCCTCTTGCACGAAACAGGTTACGGAGACGACATCTTCAAAGACGAGATTTACGCCGTCCAGCTGTTCACACAAGCCGCAGAATTGGGACATCCATCGGCGGCCCTGAAGCTCGGAGAGGCGTACGAGCACGGACTGCTGTGTTGTCCCAAAGATGCCGCTCTCTCGGTGCATTACTACAATTGCGCTGCTCAAGCCGATATCCCCGAAGCCATGATGAATCTCTGTGCATGGTACATGGTTGGCGCCGAGCCCGTGTTGGACAAGGACGAAAACGAGGCATATGAGTGGGCCAAAAAGGCTGCAGAGCATG GTCTTCCCAAAGCTGAGTATGCTTGCGGTTACTTTACAGAGATGGGCATTGGATGCAGACGTGACCCGCTAGGAGCGAACGTCTGGTACGTCAAAGCCGCCGATCATGGAGATGAAAGAGCAAAGCAGCGTCTCGCTATCATCCAGGCCGCTGCATCGGGCCAAACACACGCGCCAACGAGCGACGACAAAGGCAAACTCAAAAAAGGTGGGAAAGAGGGCAAGGACGGTAAAGAAGGCAAAGAGGAGAACTGCACGCTCATGTGA